A single genomic interval of Candidatus Eisenbacteria bacterium harbors:
- the alaS gene encoding alanine--tRNA ligase gives MKLSSKELRETFLSFFREKAHVICPGAPLTASGDPTLLFTAAGMVQFKEYYSSDAPPFTRAASIQKCLRLSDLENVGRTVRHHTFFEMLGNFSFGDYFKEEAIAWGWDFATRVLCLPQDRLWVSVYEEDDEARGIWEKKIGLPDSRVVSLGKKDNFWGPVGRTGVCGPCSEIYIDLLPQVAGQARASEDVFAKPRPVESSFNKTAAGLPTAIELDLGRNRPALPGTWCGREDCKPGCECERFLEFWNLVFPQFYKEEDGTLSRLKKTGIDTGMGLERLAMIVQGKGSVFETDLLKPLVDTIEELLERGINRETEEGVSANVVADHLRSLAFGFAEGIVPSNEGRGYVLRRLLRRASRRMKMLGAKKPLLYRLVGVVTDVMRDYYPELSQKREHVARLTKSEEERFERTLELGISRFEELADKLQASGEKRFPGRDVFTLYDTYGFPPDLTEEMAREKGLEIDSSGFEEEMERQRRTAKEKSRFHLVGSGGFEISGTGSPGGSKPWETLSTGAHSRFVGHAKLSETVNVRKFRHVWAEGKESIQVILDRTPFYAEAGGQVSDRGSLSSGDSLIEVTGAFFSGKAIVHEGKLLRGTVGGGPYTATVDAERRLSVARNHTATHLLHGALRKVLGDHVRQAGSLVAPDRLRFDYTHFQAPSSSELEEVEELTNRLVVEDIPVSCKISSYEEALSTGAMALFGEKYGKKVRLVAVGEASKELCGGTHVERTGQVGHFLIVSESAIGSGARRIEAVTGQDARAQIVERGRALSSIRELVGVGQADLLSAVSALIRDRETLRKKTDLDEKTGVVQEVERLVSSAEEVSGAKVVVARVSIKSQDMMRAAGDLLRERLKQGAGVIATELDGKGFLLAFVGDSLLSEGRILAGDIAREAARAVGGGGGGKPHMATAGVRDALSLERAVARGREFIIEKLRG, from the coding sequence GCTGCCTCGATACAGAAGTGTCTCAGGCTGAGCGACCTCGAGAACGTCGGGAGGACCGTGAGGCATCACACGTTCTTCGAGATGCTCGGCAACTTTTCTTTTGGCGACTACTTCAAGGAAGAGGCAATCGCGTGGGGTTGGGATTTCGCCACTCGCGTCCTGTGTCTGCCCCAAGACAGACTATGGGTTTCCGTCTACGAAGAAGACGACGAGGCGAGAGGAATCTGGGAGAAGAAGATAGGTCTCCCAGATTCTAGGGTTGTGTCGCTCGGGAAGAAAGATAACTTCTGGGGACCCGTTGGAAGGACCGGGGTTTGCGGCCCGTGTTCGGAGATATACATTGATCTGCTGCCCCAGGTAGCGGGTCAGGCGCGGGCGAGCGAAGATGTCTTTGCGAAACCGAGACCGGTCGAGTCCTCGTTCAACAAGACGGCGGCCGGGCTCCCCACCGCCATCGAGCTAGACTTGGGGCGGAACCGACCTGCTCTGCCCGGAACGTGGTGCGGTCGTGAAGACTGCAAACCCGGGTGTGAATGCGAGCGCTTTCTTGAATTCTGGAATCTTGTTTTTCCGCAGTTCTACAAGGAAGAGGACGGCACTCTGAGTCGTCTCAAGAAAACCGGTATAGACACCGGCATGGGGCTCGAGCGACTTGCGATGATCGTCCAGGGCAAAGGAAGCGTGTTTGAGACCGATCTTCTCAAGCCTCTAGTCGACACTATCGAGGAATTGCTTGAACGCGGAATCAACCGCGAAACCGAAGAAGGCGTTTCGGCGAACGTGGTCGCCGATCACTTGCGTTCGCTCGCCTTCGGTTTTGCAGAGGGTATCGTCCCTTCGAACGAAGGCAGAGGTTACGTGCTGCGAAGGCTCTTGAGAAGAGCCTCGCGGCGCATGAAAATGCTGGGTGCCAAGAAACCTTTGCTTTATCGATTGGTCGGCGTGGTCACCGACGTCATGCGAGACTACTATCCCGAGCTCTCTCAGAAGAGGGAACACGTGGCTCGGCTGACCAAGTCGGAGGAGGAGAGATTCGAAAGGACGCTCGAGCTCGGCATTTCTCGTTTTGAAGAGCTTGCCGACAAGCTCCAGGCGTCGGGGGAGAAGAGATTCCCCGGCCGCGACGTTTTTACTCTCTACGACACGTACGGCTTCCCTCCCGATCTCACCGAGGAAATGGCTCGAGAGAAGGGACTCGAGATAGACTCCTCTGGCTTCGAGGAAGAAATGGAAAGGCAGAGGCGCACCGCAAAAGAGAAATCGCGTTTTCATCTTGTAGGTTCTGGCGGTTTTGAAATTTCGGGCACGGGCTCTCCGGGGGGATCCAAACCGTGGGAGACTCTCAGTACGGGTGCGCACTCTCGTTTTGTGGGCCACGCCAAGCTCAGCGAGACCGTGAACGTCCGCAAGTTTCGGCACGTGTGGGCCGAGGGAAAGGAATCGATTCAGGTGATACTGGACAGAACGCCTTTCTACGCCGAAGCGGGCGGGCAGGTGAGTGACCGGGGTTCACTCAGTTCAGGTGATTCACTCATCGAAGTGACCGGCGCCTTCTTTTCCGGCAAAGCCATCGTCCACGAGGGGAAGCTCCTGAGAGGAACGGTCGGGGGGGGGCCCTATACCGCCACCGTCGACGCCGAGAGAAGGCTCTCAGTTGCGCGCAACCACACCGCCACTCACCTTCTGCACGGCGCTCTTCGGAAGGTGCTCGGGGATCACGTCAGACAGGCGGGTTCGCTCGTGGCGCCTGACAGGCTAAGGTTCGACTACACTCACTTCCAGGCTCCCTCCAGCTCGGAGTTGGAGGAAGTGGAAGAGCTGACCAACAGGCTCGTGGTCGAGGATATACCTGTGAGCTGCAAGATCTCGTCGTACGAAGAGGCGCTGAGCACCGGAGCCATGGCTCTCTTTGGGGAGAAGTACGGCAAGAAAGTGCGACTGGTCGCCGTCGGGGAAGCTTCGAAAGAACTCTGCGGGGGAACGCACGTGGAGAGGACCGGTCAAGTCGGTCATTTCTTGATTGTGTCTGAGAGCGCCATCGGCTCGGGCGCGAGAAGAATCGAGGCAGTCACAGGTCAGGATGCCCGTGCTCAGATAGTCGAGAGAGGACGCGCACTATCGAGTATCCGCGAGCTGGTAGGAGTCGGCCAAGCTGACTTGCTTTCGGCCGTCTCAGCCCTAATCAGGGACAGGGAGACCTTGCGAAAGAAGACCGATCTGGATGAGAAGACGGGAGTGGTGCAGGAAGTGGAGAGACTCGTTTCTTCTGCGGAAGAAGTGTCCGGCGCGAAGGTCGTCGTGGCGAGGGTGAGTATCAAGAGCCAGGACATGATGCGCGCTGCAGGAGACCTCTTGAGGGAAAGATTGAAGCAAGGCGCCGGCGTCATCGCCACCGAGCTCGACGGAAAGGGATTCCTTCTTGCGTTCGTGGGAGATTCGCTGCTTTCGGAAGGGAGAATCCTGGCGGGAGACATAGCCAGAGAAGCCGCGAGGGCCGTCGGAGGAGGCGGTGGCGGAAAGCCGCACATGGCCACCGCGGGTGTGCGCGATGCGCTGTCCCTCGAAAGAGCGGTCGCAAGAGGCAGGGAATTCATAATAGAAAAGCTTCGAGGATAG
- a CDS encoding geranylgeranylglyceryl/heptaprenylglyceryl phosphate synthase — protein MDSATRPVFESLLSASSRKGSEFLVLVDPDRVSPDKVTDFADSCAQAGVDAFLVGGSLTFSGRLDELISSIKKAAGLPVILFPGNAYQISREADAILFLSMLTCRNADFLVGEHVKAAPLIHRWSLEVIPTAYLLVESGPLTSVQFVTQSLPLPRGKIDLAVAHALAGKYMGMKLIFLEAGSGARYAVPHEMVEAVSSATALPVVVGGGIRTAEEAGRLARAGAKFVVVGNALEECKELSLLEEISSAVHFLER, from the coding sequence GTGGATAGCGCGACACGACCCGTGTTCGAGAGTTTGCTCTCGGCTTCGTCTCGGAAAGGATCCGAGTTCTTAGTGCTTGTGGACCCAGACAGGGTGTCGCCCGACAAAGTGACGGACTTTGCCGATTCTTGCGCACAAGCGGGCGTCGACGCCTTTCTGGTTGGGGGAAGCCTGACGTTCTCGGGCCGGCTTGATGAGCTGATCAGTTCGATAAAGAAAGCCGCAGGTCTGCCGGTTATTCTGTTTCCGGGAAACGCCTACCAGATTTCGAGAGAGGCGGACGCAATTCTCTTTCTGTCCATGCTCACGTGCAGGAACGCGGACTTTCTCGTGGGTGAACACGTCAAGGCCGCGCCGCTCATTCATCGGTGGTCGCTGGAGGTGATCCCCACGGCTTACTTGCTCGTGGAATCTGGTCCGCTGACGTCGGTTCAGTTCGTTACGCAGAGCCTTCCCCTTCCTCGCGGGAAAATCGATCTTGCGGTGGCCCACGCCCTGGCCGGGAAGTACATGGGCATGAAATTGATCTTTCTGGAAGCCGGAAGCGGCGCGAGGTATGCCGTGCCCCACGAGATGGTGGAAGCCGTCAGCTCCGCCACGGCCCTTCCCGTCGTCGTTGGCGGCGGCATCCGCACCGCGGAAGAGGCAGGGAGACTCGCTCGTGCGGGGGCCAAGTTTGTGGTGGTGGGAAACGCACTCGAGGAATGTAAAGAGCTCTCTTTGCTCGAAGAGATTTCCTCGGCCGTCCACTTTCTCGAGCGCTGA